The following are from one region of the Diceros bicornis minor isolate mBicDic1 chromosome 37, mDicBic1.mat.cur, whole genome shotgun sequence genome:
- the AGXT gene encoding alanine--glyoxylate aminotransferase → MLRVLAVASVALGPQAAGWVRTMASHQLLVGPPEALRKPLSIPSRLLLGPGPANLAPRVRAAGGLQVIGHMHKEMHQIMDEIKQGIQYVFQTRNPLTLAISGSGHCALEAALFNLLEPGDSFLVGVNGIWGQRAADIGERIGARVHLMIKELGGHHTLQEVEEGLVQHKPVLLFLTQGESSSGVLQPLDGYGRLCHRYKCLLLVDSVASLGAVPIYMDQQGIDVLYSGSQKVLNAPPGTSLLSFSDKAKNKIYTRKTKPVSFYLDIKWLANFWGCDDKPRIYHHTTPITGLYTLRESLALIVEQGLEDSWRQHRETMAYLHGRLQELGLRLFVKDPALRLPTITTVAVPAGYDWRDITNYVMDHFDIEIAGGLGPSAGKVLRIGLMGCNATRENVDRVTGALREALQRCPRHKL, encoded by the exons ATGCTCCGGGTGCTGGCAGTGGCCAGTGTGGCCCTGGGGCCCCAGGCGGCAGGTTGGGTGCGGACCATGGCCTCCCACCAGCTGCTGGTGGGCCCGCCAGAGGCCCTGCGCAAGCCCCTGTCCATCCCCAGCCGGCTCCTGCTTGGGCCCGGCCCCGCTAACTTGGCTCCGCGCGTCCGGGCAGCCGGGGGGCTGCAGGTGATCGGGCACATGCACAAGGAGATGCACCAG ATAATGGACGAGATCAAGCAAGGCATCCAGTACGTGTTCCAGACCAGGAACCCCCTCACGCTGGCCATCAGCGGCTCTGGGCATTGCGCCCTGGAGGCCGCCTTGTTCAATCTCCTGGAGCCGGGGGACTCCTTCCTGGTCGGGGTCAACGGCATCTGGGGGCAGCGGGCCGCGGACATCGGGGAGCGCATCG GAGCCCGCGTGCACCTGATGATCAAGGAGCTGGGAGGCCACCACACGCTGCAGGAGGTGGAAGAG GGCCTGGTCCAGCACAAGCCAGTGTTGCTGTTCCTGACCCAGGGGGAGTCATCCAGCGGTGTGCTGCAGCCCCTCGATGGCTATGGGAGGCTCTGCCACAG gtaCAAGTGCCTGCTCCTGGTGGACTCGGTGGCCTCTCTGGGCGCGGTCCCCATCTACATGGATCAGCAAG GCATCGATGTCTTGTACTCGGGCTCCCAGAAGGTCCTGAACGCCCCTCCGGGCACCTCGCTCCTCTCCTTCAGTGACAAGGCCAA AAACAAGATCTACACCCGGAAGACGAAGCCCGTCTCCTTCTACCTGGACATCAAGTGGCTGGCCAACTTCTGGGGCTGCGATGACAAGCCCAGGAT ATACCATCACACCACCCCCATCACCGGCTTGTACACCCTGCGGGAGAGCCTGGCCCTCATAGTGGAacag GGCCTGGAGGACAGCTGGCGGCAGCACCGGGAGACCATGGCATACCTGCATGGGCGCCTGCAGGAGCTGGGCCTGCGGCTCTTCGTGAAGGATCCC GCGCTCCGGCTGCCCACTATCACCACCGTGGCCGTGCCCGCTGGCTACGACTGGAGAGACATCACCAACTACGTCATGGACCACTTTGACATCGAGATCGCAGGCGGCCTTGGGCCCTCAGCGGGAAAG GTGCTGCGGATCGGCCTGATGGGCTGCAACGCCACCCGGGAGAACGTGGACCGCGTGACTGGGGCCCTGCGGGAGGCCCTGCAGCGCTGCCCCCGGCACAAGCTGTGA